Proteins encoded by one window of Sinorhizobium arboris LMG 14919:
- a CDS encoding sensor histidine kinase: MRSRLFLKIYLTLLASLAAVAVASAAFVWLGQGEEESGWQSQRARFVAALIPPDMDSGSVEATLERFSRAFGADIAVYDPRGRLIASAGRPLPRDILDKSWRHGRGNFHTMVTELPDGRAVAARMERPLRPSGRNPLAYLALIAAVIGVAAYPVVRHLTRRLERLRAGVDAWGRGDFVARVPEDGSDEVAAVAKSFNRAADHVERLIKSHRALLANASHELRSPLARLRMAIDLYEQAPNANRKEEVIRNLSELDVLIEEILLASRLDHVEELDALESVDLLALVSEEGARNGVEVSGTPATVEGDARLLRRLVRNLLQNALHHGGPPVTATVAQADGAAILRVRDHGTGIANSEGDRVFEPFYRPSGRSEAAGGWGLGLALVRQIAERHGGTVRYESPPGGGACFVVTLPAYQRTPLRAEGG; this comes from the coding sequence ATGCGCAGCCGGCTGTTTCTGAAAATCTATCTGACGCTGCTCGCGAGCCTTGCCGCGGTCGCCGTCGCGAGCGCCGCATTCGTATGGCTGGGGCAGGGCGAGGAGGAGTCCGGGTGGCAGAGCCAGCGTGCCCGGTTCGTCGCCGCGCTGATTCCGCCCGACATGGACAGCGGATCGGTCGAGGCGACGCTTGAGCGGTTTTCAAGGGCCTTCGGCGCTGACATCGCCGTATATGACCCGCGGGGCAGGCTGATCGCGAGCGCAGGCCGCCCGCTCCCGCGCGACATTCTCGACAAGTCCTGGCGCCACGGCAGAGGCAACTTTCACACCATGGTGACCGAACTGCCTGACGGCCGCGCCGTGGCTGCGCGTATGGAGCGGCCTTTGCGCCCGTCGGGCCGCAATCCGCTCGCCTACCTGGCACTGATCGCCGCCGTCATCGGGGTCGCCGCCTATCCGGTGGTGCGTCACCTTACCCGCCGCCTGGAGCGGTTGCGTGCGGGCGTGGATGCCTGGGGCAGGGGCGATTTCGTGGCTCGCGTGCCGGAAGACGGCAGCGACGAGGTGGCGGCGGTGGCCAAGAGCTTCAACAGGGCCGCCGACCATGTCGAGCGGCTGATCAAGTCACACCGGGCTCTGCTCGCAAATGCCAGTCATGAGTTGCGCTCTCCGCTCGCGCGGCTGCGCATGGCGATCGATCTCTACGAACAGGCACCGAACGCGAACCGAAAGGAGGAAGTCATCCGCAACCTTTCCGAGCTGGACGTGCTGATCGAGGAAATCCTGCTGGCGAGCAGGCTTGACCACGTCGAGGAACTCGATGCGCTGGAGTCTGTGGACCTTCTGGCTCTGGTCTCGGAAGAGGGCGCACGCAACGGTGTGGAGGTTTCCGGAACGCCTGCGACGGTCGAAGGCGATGCGCGGCTGCTCCGCAGACTTGTGCGCAATCTCCTGCAGAACGCGCTGCACCACGGCGGTCCACCTGTCACAGCCACCGTCGCGCAGGCCGACGGTGCTGCGATACTCCGGGTCCGCGATCACGGGACCGGTATAGCGAATAGCGAGGGCGACCGCGTTTTCGAGCCATTCTACCGCCCGTCGGGTCGCAGCGAGGCTGCGGGCGGCTGGGGCCTGGGGCTGGCGCTGGTGCGCCAGATCGCCGAACGCCACGGCGGCACCGTGCGTTACGAATCTCCGCCCGGCGGCGGCGCCTGTTTCGTCGTGACGCTGCCTGCGTACCAACGGACGCCTTTGAGAGCCGAGGGAGGGTAG
- a CDS encoding M10 family metallopeptidase C-terminal domain-containing protein, protein MPNPSQTSDNWWVNDQTPDNPYGKSEDYESFLDYLGALPRSLTPELAAGTLRINVYELNDHPEYKAAAIGALQMWASVTPLKFEIVDDAPFDGTTDWMEVVSPELGEEDDGSAYSSNRYVSIGQRFHDTEPNKTDIGGYVFDSFIHEFGHEFGLNHPGLYNYSGPGGVQINYLNNATWTYDRQQYSVMSYFDGIDVGETSRWSASTPLMADIEAVIRRFFSTVDENGVRTYQHIDLNTGDNVYGFGSTQYGYQLTSSGMQHDIGFAIHDTGGTDTIDFSGSTAGTILDLRAGQFSSVNGHSNNVSIFAGHNADGADYYIENGIGSRFDDILIGNDGANTLDGRSGGDRMAGNGGDDIYFVDSLGDIVREEANGGNDTVILLSRHLKIRKIANVENIIYADEATTQPGGGGETPPSAGDNTMTSIIFGGNGNDTLDGGAGDDTIFGQGGDDLIIGGRDSLASRDINNTIDVEDLEDQTESDDGNDTLYGGGGNDTILGGQGNDILDGGAGDDTLIGQDGVDIFRGGAGVDTVDFSKESPFQLLVNLATNVASGGTASGDTFYSIENLIGSDDRIDRFIGTSAANHFWGQGGGDYFNGGGGDDILDGGNDGDILYGEAGNDTLIGGSGQDYLDGGSGIDTVVYAGSPDGVTIDLANGTANGGDGDGPAQIVGRGAVIRHDILVGFENAVGSSFDDHLIGNALANELSGGAGDDTMTGGGGADRLNGGAGSDTADYSDATSGVRLSLAGGKSGGDTYISIENLAGSGFGDRLTGNGAANVLTGQGGNDTIDGGRGDDTLLGDFAYQGDAPPRPGMGSGYATLGPDAANNSIAAAFDISNNFSLTSDRDIFDSTTILHTTVNATGNGQGGYYKINLAAGTVITIDIDGIADPNVHDSWVRLLDSAGNIVAQNDDGGGDPGSTSNRDSSLVFVTQETGTYYILEGSWSPTAPGDGWAEAVPAGSTYELNVSVEFPPAPAQPGVAGSDTLIGGGGSDLLDGGLAADTLIGGAGEDTFRFSTALGNGNIDWIKDFNVIDDTILLDNLIFESVGGEGALALGAFYGSAGGVAHDADDRIIYDADSGVLSYDADGTGEIAAIQYAQLSTNLRLSAADFIII, encoded by the coding sequence ATGCCGAACCCTAGCCAGACCAGCGACAATTGGTGGGTCAACGATCAGACGCCGGATAACCCTTATGGCAAGAGCGAGGACTATGAGTCCTTTCTTGACTACCTTGGGGCGTTGCCCCGCAGTCTCACGCCAGAACTGGCTGCGGGAACGCTGAGGATCAACGTTTACGAGCTCAACGATCACCCCGAGTACAAGGCCGCCGCAATCGGCGCCCTGCAGATGTGGGCGTCTGTCACCCCTCTAAAATTCGAGATCGTCGACGACGCACCGTTCGACGGCACGACGGACTGGATGGAGGTCGTCAGCCCCGAGCTCGGCGAGGAGGACGATGGCAGCGCCTATTCGAGCAACCGTTATGTCAGCATCGGTCAGCGTTTCCACGACACGGAACCCAATAAGACGGATATCGGCGGTTATGTCTTCGATTCCTTCATCCATGAGTTCGGCCATGAGTTCGGGCTGAACCATCCTGGGCTCTACAACTACAGCGGTCCCGGCGGCGTGCAGATCAACTATCTGAACAATGCGACCTGGACTTATGATCGCCAGCAATACAGCGTCATGTCCTATTTCGATGGGATCGACGTCGGGGAAACCAGCCGCTGGTCTGCCTCGACGCCGCTTATGGCCGACATCGAGGCGGTCATACGCCGCTTTTTCTCAACCGTCGACGAGAATGGAGTGCGCACCTATCAGCACATAGACCTTAACACAGGGGACAATGTCTACGGCTTCGGGAGCACCCAGTACGGCTACCAGTTGACCTCCTCGGGCATGCAGCATGACATCGGCTTCGCGATTCATGACACCGGCGGCACCGACACGATCGACTTCTCCGGCTCGACCGCGGGTACGATCCTCGACTTGCGCGCCGGACAGTTCTCGAGTGTCAACGGTCATAGCAATAACGTGTCGATCTTCGCCGGACACAATGCGGATGGAGCCGACTATTACATCGAGAACGGGATCGGCAGCAGGTTTGACGACATCCTGATCGGCAATGACGGCGCCAATACCCTGGACGGCCGCAGCGGCGGCGACCGCATGGCCGGCAACGGCGGCGACGATATCTATTTCGTCGATTCCCTGGGGGACATCGTTCGTGAGGAGGCCAATGGCGGCAACGACACGGTCATCCTCCTATCCAGGCACCTGAAAATCAGGAAAATCGCCAACGTCGAAAACATCATCTACGCCGACGAGGCGACGACCCAGCCGGGCGGCGGCGGCGAGACCCCGCCCAGCGCCGGCGACAACACGATGACCAGCATCATCTTCGGCGGCAACGGAAATGATACGCTCGACGGCGGCGCCGGCGACGACACGATTTTCGGCCAGGGAGGAGACGACCTGATCATCGGCGGCCGCGACTCGCTCGCCAGCCGCGACATCAACAACACGATCGATGTCGAGGATCTTGAGGACCAGACCGAAAGCGATGATGGCAACGACACGCTCTACGGCGGTGGCGGCAATGACACCATCCTCGGCGGCCAAGGCAACGATATTCTCGACGGGGGCGCCGGTGACGATACGCTGATCGGCCAGGACGGAGTGGATATATTCAGGGGCGGTGCAGGCGTCGATACTGTCGATTTTAGCAAGGAAAGCCCTTTCCAACTGCTCGTCAACCTCGCAACGAATGTCGCCAGCGGCGGCACCGCCTCGGGCGACACTTTCTACAGCATCGAAAATCTGATCGGTTCCGATGACCGCATCGACCGCTTCATCGGCACATCCGCCGCAAATCATTTCTGGGGCCAGGGCGGCGGGGATTATTTCAATGGCGGCGGCGGCGATGACATCCTGGACGGCGGCAACGATGGCGACATCCTGTATGGCGAAGCCGGCAACGACACGCTCATCGGTGGCTCCGGGCAGGACTACCTGGATGGTGGTTCCGGCATTGATACGGTCGTCTACGCGGGCAGCCCGGACGGCGTGACGATCGATCTTGCCAACGGCACGGCCAACGGTGGCGACGGTGATGGTCCTGCGCAAATCGTCGGGCGAGGCGCAGTTATCCGGCACGATATTCTCGTCGGCTTTGAAAATGCCGTCGGTTCGTCATTCGATGACCATCTCATCGGCAATGCGCTGGCCAATGAGCTCTCCGGGGGAGCCGGCGACGATACGATGACCGGCGGCGGCGGCGCCGACAGATTGAACGGCGGCGCCGGCAGCGACACGGCGGACTACTCTGACGCGACGAGCGGTGTGAGGCTTAGTCTCGCTGGAGGCAAGTCCGGCGGAGATACATATATCTCCATCGAAAATCTTGCCGGTTCGGGATTTGGCGACCGACTGACGGGCAACGGCGCAGCCAATGTGTTGACTGGCCAAGGGGGGAACGACACGATCGACGGCGGCCGGGGTGACGACACCCTGCTCGGCGATTTTGCCTATCAGGGAGACGCGCCGCCTCGCCCGGGCATGGGAAGCGGCTACGCCACGCTGGGGCCGGATGCGGCGAACAACTCGATCGCAGCCGCGTTCGACATCTCAAACAACTTTTCCCTCACCAGCGACCGCGATATCTTCGATTCGACGACGATCCTTCATACGACCGTCAACGCCACCGGCAACGGCCAGGGCGGATACTATAAAATCAACCTGGCGGCCGGCACGGTCATTACGATCGACATTGACGGCATTGCCGATCCGAATGTCCATGACAGTTGGGTCAGGCTGCTCGACAGCGCCGGCAACATCGTTGCTCAGAACGATGACGGCGGCGGCGATCCCGGCTCCACGAGCAACCGGGATTCAAGCCTGGTATTCGTGACTCAGGAGACCGGAACCTATTACATACTGGAAGGCAGCTGGTCACCTACGGCGCCTGGCGATGGCTGGGCGGAAGCCGTCCCCGCAGGTTCGACATATGAGTTGAACGTATCGGTCGAGTTTCCCCCTGCGCCGGCCCAACCGGGTGTTGCGGGATCGGACACGCTCATTGGCGGGGGAGGCAGCGATCTGCTGGATGGCGGTCTGGCTGCCGACACCCTCATCGGCGGCGCGGGAGAGGATACATTCCGTTTCTCGACGGCGCTTGGGAACGGCAATATCGACTGGATCAAGGACTTCAACGTCATCGACGACACGATCCTGCTGGACAATCTCATCTTTGAGAGCGTGGGTGGCGAGGGCGCTCTCGCCCTGGGTGCATTTTATGGGAGTGCGGGAGGCGTCGCTCATGATGCCGACGACCGCATCATCTACGATGCCGATAGCGGCGTCTTGTCCTATGACGCCGACGGCACCGGAGAGATCGCGGCGATTCAATATGCGCAGCTGAGCACAAACCTGAGGCTTTCGGCGGCGGACTTCATTATTATCTGA